A single genomic interval of Amycolatopsis albispora harbors:
- the katG gene encoding catalase/peroxidase HPI translates to MSSTEDTPASAQGVDQKAAAGCPVAHDSVTSHGSESENPAIDSPTPKTGGRPRTNRDWWPNQLDLSVLHAHSSKGNPLGPDFSYAKEFAKLDVDALKRDITEVLTTSQDWWPADFGHYGGLMIRMSWHAAGTYRIHDGRGGAGDGGQRFAPLNSWPDNANLDKARRLLWPVKEKYGQKISWADLLVLAGNVALESMGFKTFGFGFGREDVWEPEEIFWGPEDDWLGDERYVSDAEMVPDVGATEMGLIYVNPEGPRGNADPAAAAHFIRETFGRMAMNDEETVALIAGGHTFGKTHGAAVADDHVGPEPEAAPLEAQGLGWLNTHGTGKGADTITSGLEVTWTDVPTQWSNRFFEILFGYEWELTTSPGGAKQYVAKDAEPIIPDAHDPAKKHKPTMLTTDLALRVDPTYEKISRRFLENPDEFALAFAKAWYKLLHRDMGPVSRFLGPWVPEPQLWQDPVPEVDHELVGDADIAALKAKVLDSGLTTAQLVTTAWASAASFRSTDKRGGANGARIRLEPQRNWEVNQPEQLATVLDTLEGIQREFNNAGGAKISLADLIVLAGSAAVEKAARDGGVEVTVPFHPGRTDASQEQTDVESFAVLEPRADGFRNYLRAGEKLQPETLLVDRAYLLNLTAPEMTVLVGGLRALGANAGGAQHGVLTDRPGVLTNDFFRNLLSPGTRWKGSEEEHVYEIRDAATDELKWTATAVDLVFGSNSQLRALSEVYASQDAREKFVTDFVAAWTKVMELDRFDLDRG, encoded by the coding sequence ATGAGCTCCACCGAGGACACCCCCGCCAGCGCCCAGGGCGTGGACCAGAAAGCCGCGGCCGGCTGCCCGGTCGCGCACGACTCCGTGACCTCGCACGGCAGTGAGAGCGAGAACCCGGCGATCGACTCGCCCACCCCGAAGACGGGCGGCCGCCCGCGCACGAACCGCGACTGGTGGCCCAACCAGCTCGACCTGTCGGTGCTGCACGCGCACTCCTCGAAGGGAAATCCGCTCGGCCCGGATTTCAGCTACGCCAAGGAGTTCGCCAAGCTCGACGTCGACGCGCTCAAGCGGGACATCACCGAGGTGCTCACCACGTCGCAGGACTGGTGGCCGGCCGACTTCGGCCACTACGGCGGCCTGATGATCCGGATGAGCTGGCACGCCGCCGGCACCTACCGCATCCACGACGGCCGCGGTGGCGCCGGGGACGGCGGCCAGCGCTTCGCCCCGCTGAACAGCTGGCCGGACAACGCCAACCTGGACAAGGCGCGCCGCCTGCTGTGGCCGGTCAAGGAGAAGTACGGCCAGAAGATCTCGTGGGCCGACCTGCTCGTGCTCGCCGGGAACGTGGCGCTGGAGTCGATGGGCTTCAAGACCTTCGGCTTCGGCTTCGGCCGTGAGGACGTCTGGGAGCCCGAGGAGATCTTCTGGGGCCCGGAGGACGACTGGCTGGGCGACGAGCGCTACGTCAGCGACGCCGAGATGGTGCCCGACGTCGGCGCCACCGAGATGGGCCTGATCTACGTCAATCCCGAGGGCCCCCGCGGCAACGCGGACCCGGCCGCGGCGGCGCACTTCATCCGGGAGACCTTCGGCCGGATGGCGATGAACGACGAGGAGACCGTCGCGCTGATCGCCGGTGGCCACACCTTCGGCAAGACCCACGGCGCGGCCGTCGCCGACGACCACGTCGGCCCGGAGCCCGAGGCCGCCCCGCTGGAGGCGCAGGGCCTCGGCTGGCTGAACACGCACGGCACCGGCAAGGGCGCGGACACCATCACCAGTGGCCTCGAGGTCACCTGGACCGACGTGCCGACGCAGTGGAGCAACCGCTTCTTCGAGATCCTCTTCGGCTACGAGTGGGAGCTCACCACCAGCCCCGGTGGCGCCAAGCAGTACGTGGCCAAGGACGCCGAGCCGATCATCCCGGACGCGCACGACCCGGCGAAGAAGCACAAGCCGACCATGCTCACCACGGACCTGGCGCTGCGGGTCGACCCCACCTACGAGAAGATCTCGCGCCGCTTCCTGGAGAACCCGGACGAGTTCGCGCTGGCCTTCGCCAAGGCCTGGTACAAGCTGCTGCACCGCGACATGGGCCCGGTCAGCCGCTTCCTCGGCCCGTGGGTGCCCGAGCCGCAGCTGTGGCAGGACCCGGTGCCCGAGGTCGACCACGAGCTGGTCGGCGACGCCGACATCGCCGCGCTCAAGGCGAAGGTGCTCGACTCCGGGCTGACCACCGCCCAGCTGGTCACCACGGCCTGGGCTTCAGCCGCCAGCTTCCGGTCCACCGACAAGCGCGGTGGCGCCAACGGCGCGCGCATCCGCCTCGAGCCGCAGCGCAACTGGGAGGTCAACCAGCCGGAGCAGCTCGCGACGGTGCTGGACACCCTCGAAGGCATCCAGCGGGAGTTCAACAACGCGGGCGGCGCGAAGATCTCGCTCGCCGACCTGATCGTGCTGGCCGGTTCGGCCGCGGTCGAGAAGGCGGCGCGGGACGGCGGGGTCGAGGTCACCGTGCCGTTCCACCCCGGCCGCACCGACGCCAGCCAGGAGCAGACCGACGTCGAGTCGTTCGCCGTGCTGGAGCCGCGTGCCGACGGGTTCCGCAACTACCTGCGGGCCGGTGAGAAGCTGCAGCCGGAGACGCTGCTGGTGGACCGGGCGTACCTGCTCAACCTGACCGCGCCCGAGATGACCGTGCTCGTCGGCGGCCTGCGTGCGCTCGGCGCCAACGCCGGCGGCGCTCAGCACGGTGTGCTCACCGACCGGCCCGGCGTGCTCACCAACGACTTCTTCCGGAACCTGCTCTCGCCGGGCACCCGGTGGAAGGGCTCGGAGGAGGAGCACGTCTACGAGATCCGCGACGCGGCGACCGACGAGCTGAAGTGGACCGCCACCGCGGTCGACCTCGTGTTCGGGTCCAACTCGCAGCTGCGCGCCCTCTCCGAGGTCTACGCCAGCCAGGACGCCCGCGAGAAGTTCGTGACGGACTTCGTCGCGGCGTGGACCAAGGTGATGGAGCTCGACCGGTTCGACCTCGACCGGGGCTGA
- a CDS encoding Fur family transcriptional regulator has protein sequence MSDFEAQLRAASLRVTRPRLAVLTALRDHPHVDTETVIALVRAHHPTVSHQAVYDVLRALTDAGLVRRIQPAGANARYESRVGDNHHHVVCRSCGAIADVDCTTGHAPCLTASDDHGYVIDEAEVVFWGTCPDCAAAPSSPNTATSEGKT, from the coding sequence ATGTCCGACTTCGAGGCGCAGTTGCGGGCGGCCTCGTTGCGGGTGACCCGGCCTCGGCTGGCGGTGCTCACCGCGCTGCGCGACCATCCGCATGTGGACACCGAAACGGTGATCGCGCTGGTGCGGGCCCACCATCCCACGGTGTCCCACCAGGCGGTCTACGACGTGCTGCGCGCGCTCACCGACGCCGGCCTGGTGCGGCGCATCCAGCCCGCCGGCGCCAACGCGCGCTACGAATCCCGCGTCGGCGACAACCACCACCACGTGGTGTGCCGCTCCTGCGGCGCGATCGCCGACGTCGACTGCACCACCGGCCACGCCCCCTGCCTCACCGCATCGGATGACCACGGGTACGTCATCGACGAGGCCGAGGTCGTCTTCTGGGGCACCTGCCCCGACTGCGCGGCCGCACCAAGTTCCCCGAACACCGCCACTTCGGAAGGAAAGACATGA
- a CDS encoding MurR/RpiR family transcriptional regulator has protein sequence MKTTSNDSDPPLHERVAALADAMSTSERMVAEFMADHPEVVVSCSASELGARTGTSDATVVRAAKALGYRGFRELKRSMLGVLTRQRDLAATMDDRLARVSTADNQVARVLDDTIGLLGQLRRGLDTESWQRAVDALIAAPAVLTYGIGPAAGLADYLCLSLTRIGVRARGAGTTGFRLADELLTLREDEVVVVFAPIRQFREISVLVEHAGAVGAKVVVITESLGMSLAPKVHAVLSTPQSTTTAASEVTAGLVLAHALTLSVAAATHDTAVDALRLVNQLRANVVGAELDVTPLPTD, from the coding sequence ATGAAAACTACAAGTAACGACTCGGACCCGCCGCTCCACGAACGCGTGGCGGCGCTGGCCGATGCCATGTCCACTAGCGAGCGGATGGTCGCCGAGTTCATGGCCGACCACCCCGAGGTGGTGGTGTCCTGTTCGGCCAGTGAGCTGGGCGCCCGCACCGGCACCAGCGACGCGACCGTGGTCCGGGCCGCGAAAGCCTTGGGGTACCGGGGTTTCCGCGAGCTGAAGCGGAGCATGCTCGGCGTGCTGACCCGGCAGCGCGACCTGGCGGCCACCATGGACGACCGCCTGGCGCGGGTGTCCACAGCGGACAACCAGGTGGCGCGCGTGCTGGACGACACCATCGGCCTGCTCGGCCAGCTGCGCCGCGGGCTCGACACCGAGTCGTGGCAGCGGGCGGTCGACGCGCTGATCGCCGCGCCCGCCGTGCTGACCTACGGCATCGGCCCGGCCGCCGGCCTCGCCGACTACCTGTGCCTCTCGCTCACCCGCATCGGCGTGCGCGCGCGGGGCGCGGGCACCACCGGCTTCCGGCTCGCCGACGAGCTGCTCACCCTGCGCGAGGACGAGGTGGTGGTGGTCTTCGCGCCGATCCGGCAGTTCCGGGAGATCTCGGTGCTGGTCGAGCACGCCGGCGCGGTGGGCGCCAAGGTCGTGGTGATCACCGAGAGCCTCGGCATGTCGCTCGCGCCGAAGGTGCACGCGGTGCTGTCCACCCCGCAGTCGACGACCACCGCCGCGAGCGAGGTGACCGCCGGGCTCGTGCTGGCGCACGCGCTGACCCTGAGCGTCGCGGCCGCCACGCACGACACCGCCGTCGACGCGCTGCGACTGGTCAACCAGCTACGCGCGAACGTCGTCGGCGCCGAACTCGACGTCACCCCGCTGCCCACCGACTGA
- the solA gene encoding N-methyl-L-tryptophan oxidase, translating into MSDRGPGLDADVVVIGVGTMGSMALWRLAAAGIRAIGIEQHTELGHEHGAAGGRTRIFRVAYKEGAWYVPLLRRAAGYWRELAEATGARILLPTGALSIGSPDHPDVAEVLRSAEEFGIPHERLDHDQLAARYPQHVLRENDVGVLDPQGGLLFPSAAIRAAAGLARDLGAEVRTGVRCTGLDEAGGHVRVHTSDGVLTAGRVLVCGGPWTAELLPGVRGRYEVRRVVLHWFRATDPAAFAPDRFPVGIRRSGPEAGLSFFPPDGDGLVKVNLHVPKETVPDLSTFDKAVPPAYTRRVEAAVGGLFTGLEPAAAGAAAFVEGYTPDNHGLIGAPPGFERVVSMSGFSGHGFKLSPVFSALAVDALLGGGDPLPARLQLARTFQETA; encoded by the coding sequence ATGTCCGACCGGGGTCCAGGCCTCGATGCCGACGTGGTGGTGATCGGCGTCGGCACGATGGGCAGCATGGCGCTCTGGCGCCTCGCCGCGGCCGGGATCAGGGCCATCGGCATCGAGCAGCACACCGAACTCGGGCACGAGCACGGCGCCGCCGGCGGGCGGACCCGGATCTTCCGCGTCGCCTACAAGGAAGGCGCCTGGTACGTCCCGCTGCTGCGGCGCGCGGCCGGGTACTGGCGCGAACTGGCCGAGGCGACCGGCGCGCGGATCCTGCTGCCGACCGGCGCGCTCAGCATCGGCTCACCCGACCATCCCGACGTTGCCGAGGTGCTGCGCAGCGCCGAGGAGTTCGGCATCCCGCACGAACGGCTCGACCACGACCAGCTCGCCGCGCGCTACCCGCAGCACGTGCTGCGCGAGAACGACGTCGGCGTGCTCGACCCGCAGGGCGGCCTGCTGTTCCCGTCCGCCGCCATCCGCGCCGCCGCCGGGCTCGCCCGCGACCTCGGCGCCGAAGTGCGGACCGGCGTGCGCTGCACCGGACTCGACGAAGCGGGCGGGCACGTCCGCGTGCACACCTCCGACGGGGTGCTCACGGCGGGCCGCGTACTGGTCTGCGGGGGACCGTGGACCGCCGAACTGCTGCCGGGCGTGCGCGGGCGCTACGAGGTGCGCCGGGTGGTGCTGCACTGGTTCCGCGCCACCGATCCCGCCGCGTTCGCCCCCGACCGCTTCCCGGTCGGCATCCGGCGCAGCGGCCCGGAGGCCGGGCTGTCCTTCTTCCCGCCGGACGGGGACGGCCTGGTCAAGGTGAACCTGCACGTGCCGAAGGAAACCGTGCCCGATCTGTCCACATTCGACAAAGCCGTGCCGCCCGCATACACCCGGCGGGTCGAGGCGGCCGTCGGGGGCCTGTTCACCGGGCTCGAACCCGCCGCGGCGGGCGCGGCGGCGTTCGTCGAGGGCTACACCCCGGACAACCACGGGCTCATCGGCGCCCCGCCCGGTTTCGAGCGGGTCGTGTCGATGAGCGGCTTCTCGGGGCACGGGTTCAAGCTCTCGCCCGTGTTCTCCGCACTCGCCGTCGACGCCCTGCTCGGCGGCGGCGATCCCCTTCCCGCCCGGCTCCAGCTGGCCAGGACCTTCCAGGAGACCGCATGA